In one Nocardioides luteus genomic region, the following are encoded:
- a CDS encoding ABC transporter permease, producing the protein MSTELSAGLSAGPVVEPDIAAVTEAAPAEPRRRTPSVLRRLLAKVVPMIAALAGLAGLWYLVTYVILSEDKRFLLPPPHQVFGETLGRPEVMQPMLAALWQSVQVALAGLVISVVIGMAWAMVMAQTRLLEKVLYPYAVILQTVPILALTPLIGIWMGYGISARIVVCVIIAVFPMIANTLFGLQSATAPAHDLFTLNRANRLQRLLKLQLPAAMPAIFTGLRNAAGLSVIGVIVGDFYFQQGSPGIGGLLRVYTLRLSMEPLFMAIILTALFGVVVFSAFAALDRAVIGKWYGER; encoded by the coding sequence ATGAGCACCGAGCTGAGCGCAGGGCTGAGCGCCGGGCCGGTCGTCGAGCCGGACATCGCCGCCGTGACCGAGGCTGCGCCTGCAGAGCCCAGGAGGCGTACGCCCTCGGTGCTGCGCCGCCTCCTCGCCAAGGTGGTGCCGATGATCGCGGCGCTCGCCGGCCTGGCGGGGCTGTGGTACCTGGTGACGTACGTCATCCTGAGCGAGGACAAGCGGTTCCTGCTCCCGCCGCCGCACCAGGTCTTCGGCGAGACGCTCGGCCGACCGGAGGTCATGCAGCCGATGCTCGCGGCGCTGTGGCAGTCGGTCCAGGTCGCGCTGGCCGGTCTGGTGATCTCGGTGGTGATCGGGATGGCCTGGGCGATGGTGATGGCCCAGACCCGGCTCCTGGAGAAGGTGCTCTATCCCTATGCCGTCATCCTGCAGACCGTCCCGATCCTGGCGCTGACCCCGCTGATCGGGATCTGGATGGGCTACGGCATCTCCGCCCGGATCGTGGTCTGCGTGATCATCGCCGTCTTCCCGATGATCGCCAACACCCTCTTCGGTCTGCAGTCGGCGACGGCGCCGGCACACGACCTGTTCACCCTCAACCGGGCGAACCGGCTGCAGCGGCTGCTCAAGCTGCAGCTGCCCGCCGCGATGCCCGCGATCTTCACCGGCCTGCGCAACGCTGCCGGGCTGTCGGTCATCGGCGTGATCGTCGGTGACTTCTACTTCCAGCAGGGCAGCCCCGGCATCGGTGGCCTGCTCCGCGTCTACACGCTGCGGCTCAGCATGGAGCCGCTCTTCATGGCGATCATCCTGACCGCCCTCTTCGGAGTCGTCGTCTTCTCGGCCTTCGCCGCCCTCGACCGTGCCGTCATCGGCAAGTGGTACGGCGAGCGCTGA
- a CDS encoding helix-turn-helix domain-containing protein, translating to MTRNPRQSLDRSVQRLGSRVRELRKAQGMTLVQLAEATDLSHPFLSQIERGMARPSMSSLFRIAQTLGTTQQGLLADSVESPSAGPAAVVRRSDPGTAEASNGAVQALVAGADHAFIPMEFVGDETSWDRYWQHEEDEFVYVVGGTLRIDLDGEEQVMETADSVYIPGGVRHRWASADGELFRLLVVKEQRGR from the coding sequence ATGACTCGGAACCCGCGACAGTCCCTCGATCGCTCCGTGCAGCGGCTGGGTTCCCGCGTGCGCGAGCTGCGCAAGGCGCAGGGGATGACGCTGGTCCAGCTCGCCGAGGCGACCGACCTGTCCCACCCGTTCCTGAGCCAGATCGAGCGCGGGATGGCACGCCCGTCGATGTCCTCGCTGTTCCGGATCGCGCAGACGCTGGGCACCACCCAGCAGGGCCTGCTGGCGGACAGCGTCGAGAGCCCCTCCGCAGGCCCGGCGGCGGTCGTACGCCGCTCCGACCCCGGCACCGCGGAGGCGTCCAACGGCGCGGTGCAGGCGCTGGTCGCCGGGGCCGACCATGCGTTCATCCCGATGGAGTTCGTCGGCGACGAGACGTCCTGGGACCGCTACTGGCAGCACGAGGAGGACGAGTTCGTCTACGTCGTGGGCGGGACGCTGCGGATCGACCTGGACGGCGAGGAGCAGGTCATGGAGACGGCCGACTCGGTCTACATCCCCGGCGGCGTACGTCACCGGTGGGCGAGCGCCGACGGCGAGCTCTTCCGGCTGCTGGTGGTCAAGGAGCAGCGCGGGCGCTGA
- a CDS encoding SDR family NAD(P)-dependent oxidoreductase, producing MSNVFITGATGGIGVPTVRMLAGQGHRVFAGVRDHSLARAFDDLAGVVPVQVDVTDEASVAAAAKAVAAQLGADSLDAVVNNAGIIVQGPLELVEGAELERQLRVNVLGPATVIRAFLPLLRPGPGRIVNVSAPTARRAVPLMAPISASKAALESLSVALRGELAPWGIKVVIVEPTATDTPIFARARAAAEESLERADPQLQRMYAPSIDAADEAAAKMTLADPDSIAKVLVTAVTTARPRTLYTAGRGAGMLPMVGRLPDPLADAIIARAIGIAGVQAG from the coding sequence ATGAGCAACGTGTTCATCACCGGAGCGACCGGCGGCATCGGTGTGCCGACGGTGCGGATGCTCGCCGGCCAGGGCCACCGGGTCTTCGCCGGCGTACGTGACCACAGCCTCGCCCGCGCCTTCGACGACCTCGCCGGCGTGGTTCCGGTGCAGGTGGACGTCACCGACGAGGCCTCGGTGGCCGCGGCAGCGAAGGCGGTCGCAGCGCAGCTCGGCGCCGACTCGCTCGATGCCGTCGTCAACAACGCCGGCATCATCGTGCAAGGACCGCTGGAGCTGGTCGAGGGCGCCGAGCTGGAACGGCAGCTGCGGGTCAACGTGCTCGGTCCCGCGACCGTCATCCGGGCGTTCCTGCCGCTGCTGCGTCCCGGCCCCGGCCGGATCGTCAACGTGTCCGCCCCGACCGCACGCCGGGCCGTGCCGTTGATGGCACCGATCTCGGCGAGCAAGGCCGCGCTCGAGTCGCTCTCCGTCGCGCTGCGCGGCGAGCTGGCACCGTGGGGCATCAAGGTCGTCATCGTCGAGCCGACGGCGACGGACACCCCGATCTTCGCCCGGGCGCGCGCGGCGGCCGAGGAGTCGCTCGAGCGCGCCGACCCGCAGCTCCAGCGGATGTATGCCCCGTCGATCGACGCCGCGGACGAGGCCGCGGCGAAGATGACCCTGGCCGACCCGGACTCGATCGCCAAGGTCCTGGTCACCGCGGTGACGACCGCTCGGCCGCGGACCCTCTACACCGCCGGGCGCGGCGCCGGGATGCTGCCCATGGTCGGCCGCCTTCCCGATCCTCTGGCCGACGCCATCATCGCCCGCGCCATCGGGATCGCAGGAGTGCAGGCCGGGTGA
- a CDS encoding SDR family NAD(P)-dependent oxidoreductase, with amino-acid sequence MNISLITGGSSGIGQSTALQLSRQGTGVIVTYRNNPDGAEATVEQITRSGGTAAALPLDVGSVETFDGFVEDVRRCLKDVWQTDRLTSLVNNAGLSRALPFDQMDVGTFDELSDALLKGPYFLTQRLLPLLADGGAIVNTSSNAAGLTGLTPGYSAYGALKGAVVVWTRYLAKELSPRGIRVNSVAPGPTRTRLGDDGFAKHPEVIAPLAAQTALGRIGEGEDIAGVIAFLLSDGARWVTGQDIEASGGFNL; translated from the coding sequence ATGAACATCTCTCTCATCACCGGTGGTAGCTCAGGCATCGGCCAGAGCACGGCGCTCCAGCTCTCACGTCAGGGGACCGGCGTGATCGTGACCTACCGCAACAACCCCGACGGCGCCGAGGCGACCGTCGAGCAGATCACGAGGTCGGGTGGGACCGCGGCGGCCTTGCCGCTCGATGTCGGGAGCGTCGAGACCTTCGACGGTTTCGTGGAGGACGTACGACGCTGTCTGAAAGACGTCTGGCAGACCGACCGTCTCACCAGCCTCGTCAACAACGCCGGACTCTCGCGGGCCCTGCCCTTCGATCAGATGGACGTCGGGACGTTCGACGAGCTCTCCGACGCGCTGCTCAAGGGGCCCTACTTCCTCACGCAGCGGTTGCTGCCCCTCCTGGCTGACGGCGGCGCGATCGTGAACACCTCCAGCAACGCCGCCGGGCTGACCGGTCTCACCCCCGGATACTCGGCGTACGGCGCGCTGAAGGGCGCCGTCGTGGTGTGGACCCGTTACCTGGCCAAGGAGCTCAGCCCGCGGGGGATCAGGGTCAACTCGGTCGCGCCGGGACCCACACGGACCCGGCTGGGCGACGACGGGTTCGCCAAGCACCCGGAGGTCATCGCCCCGCTCGCGGCCCAGACGGCCCTGGGCCGGATCGGCGAGGGCGAGGACATCGCCGGGGTGATCGCGTTCCTCCTGTCCGACGGCGCTCGCTGGGTCACGGGCCAGGACATCGAGGCCTCCGGCGGGTTCAACCTCTAG
- a CDS encoding ABC transporter ATP-binding protein yields the protein MKTTTATLALSGVTKRFPTGTTALTGVDLSVDAGEFVSVVGPSGCGKSTLLRLASGLEEATVGRVEVDAGTTSYVFQDPTLLEWRSARKNVELIGELSGLPKSQRQRAAQEALDLVGLTGFEKQHPRQLSGGMRMRVSIARALVAEPDLALFDEPFGALDEITRLAMQTELQRLFRLKGFAGLFITHSVAEAVYLSTRVVVMSGRPGRIVAEIPVPWEFPRPPELRFESDFAHLVGQVSQALEEHA from the coding sequence ATGAAAACGACCACCGCCACGCTCGCCCTCTCCGGGGTGACCAAGCGCTTCCCGACCGGCACGACCGCGCTGACCGGGGTCGACCTGAGCGTCGACGCCGGCGAGTTCGTCTCCGTCGTCGGCCCGTCCGGCTGCGGCAAGTCCACCCTGCTCCGGCTCGCCTCGGGACTCGAGGAGGCCACCGTCGGTCGGGTCGAGGTCGACGCCGGCACCACCAGCTACGTCTTCCAGGACCCCACCCTGCTGGAGTGGCGCAGCGCCCGGAAGAACGTCGAGCTGATCGGCGAGCTGAGCGGGCTCCCGAAGTCACAGCGGCAACGGGCTGCCCAGGAGGCGCTGGACCTCGTCGGCCTCACCGGCTTCGAGAAGCAGCATCCGCGCCAGCTCTCCGGAGGCATGCGGATGCGGGTCTCGATCGCCCGCGCGCTGGTCGCCGAACCCGACCTCGCCCTCTTCGACGAGCCGTTCGGAGCCCTCGACGAGATCACCCGGCTGGCGATGCAGACCGAGCTGCAGCGGCTCTTCAGGCTCAAGGGCTTCGCCGGTCTCTTCATCACCCACTCCGTGGCCGAGGCGGTCTACCTCTCCACCCGCGTCGTGGTGATGAGCGGCCGCCCCGGACGGATCGTCGCGGAGATCCCGGTGCCCTGGGAGTTCCCGCGACCGCCCGAGCTGCGGTTCGAGTCCGACTTCGCCCATCTGGTCGGCCAGGTCTCCCAGGCACTGGAGGAGCACGCATGA
- a CDS encoding agglutinin cell wall attachment protein, which yields MTVPPVVRQEQLIDEIALHLADEVEGDWSTLVFNHRNLSMFFTGRIDVHRPDGSFAYARPPETILALTDELRRVMYEPGRGAWFSARWTIASGEGEGEKNSTKVVFNYDDEPVWRWPAHPGLYALDLETFPRDEDRIPAWLRQKVNGARRTL from the coding sequence ATGACCGTTCCTCCTGTGGTCAGACAGGAACAGCTCATCGATGAGATCGCCCTCCACCTCGCCGACGAGGTCGAGGGCGACTGGTCCACGTTGGTCTTCAACCACCGCAACCTGTCGATGTTCTTCACCGGACGCATCGACGTGCACCGGCCGGACGGCAGCTTCGCCTACGCCCGTCCGCCCGAGACGATCCTCGCGCTGACCGACGAGCTCCGGCGGGTGATGTACGAGCCGGGCCGGGGCGCCTGGTTCTCCGCCCGCTGGACCATCGCCAGCGGCGAGGGCGAGGGGGAGAAGAACTCGACGAAGGTCGTGTTCAACTACGACGACGAGCCGGTCTGGCGCTGGCCGGCCCATCCGGGGCTGTACGCGCTCGACCTCGAGACGTTCCCCCGCGACGAGGACCGCATCCCCGCCTGGCTCCGGCAGAAGGTCAACGGCGCTCGCCGGACGCTGTAG
- a CDS encoding amidohydrolase family protein, with amino-acid sequence MTGARGAGQVGPVDGPASLAGVELTALRNVRLLDGTLADLDLAAGEITVVKPVEGGPGTDATGWRLVPGAGEPHAHLDKALSAEQITPGRHAGNDLVTAIEQWRALVPTLTADDFAERARRAVRRYVANGITTIRTHADALLAGDPLRGVDALLGLREELRGAVTLQVCLLAGQDVPDAVIEDAIGRGIDVIGGCPHLADEPAKETSRILDHAERSGLPVDLHTDEQTTTTHLDLADLAEQVIARGLQQQVTASHCVRLGMLDHDRRRPVVDLVAKAGIGIVTLPITNLYLQGRDADAAVPRGLTAVRALLDAGVPVAAGADNLRDPFNPVGRADPFETTSLLVSAGHLRPAEALAAVTTTTRTVLGLLAAGTGPGARADFMLVPDVPVDEVVAGTQAARIVVHGGRVVADTRVSTVLDLDPMPR; translated from the coding sequence ATGACCGGGGCACGAGGTGCGGGACAGGTCGGGCCGGTGGACGGTCCGGCGTCGCTGGCCGGCGTGGAGCTGACCGCGCTGCGCAACGTACGTCTCCTGGACGGCACCCTCGCCGATCTGGATCTCGCCGCCGGCGAGATCACCGTCGTCAAGCCGGTCGAGGGCGGTCCGGGGACCGACGCCACCGGCTGGCGGCTGGTCCCCGGTGCGGGTGAACCGCATGCCCATCTCGACAAGGCGCTGAGCGCGGAGCAGATCACGCCGGGCCGGCACGCGGGCAACGACCTGGTCACCGCCATCGAGCAGTGGCGTGCGCTCGTCCCCACGCTCACCGCCGACGACTTCGCCGAACGCGCCCGGCGGGCGGTTCGTCGTTACGTGGCGAACGGCATAACCACGATCCGTACGCATGCCGACGCGCTCCTCGCGGGCGACCCGCTGCGCGGGGTCGACGCCCTGCTCGGCCTGCGCGAGGAGCTCCGCGGAGCGGTCACCCTCCAGGTCTGCCTGCTCGCCGGGCAGGACGTCCCGGACGCCGTGATCGAGGACGCGATCGGCCGTGGCATCGATGTCATCGGTGGCTGTCCGCACCTGGCCGACGAGCCGGCCAAGGAGACCAGCCGCATCCTCGACCACGCCGAGCGATCCGGTCTTCCCGTCGACCTGCACACCGACGAGCAGACCACCACCACCCACCTCGACCTCGCCGACCTCGCCGAGCAGGTCATCGCGCGCGGGCTGCAGCAGCAGGTGACCGCCTCCCACTGCGTACGTCTCGGGATGCTCGACCACGATCGGCGCCGACCCGTCGTGGACCTGGTCGCGAAGGCGGGGATCGGCATCGTGACCCTCCCGATCACCAACCTCTACCTGCAGGGCCGCGACGCCGACGCGGCGGTGCCGCGCGGCCTCACCGCCGTCCGGGCGCTGCTCGACGCGGGTGTGCCGGTCGCGGCCGGTGCGGACAACCTGCGCGACCCGTTCAACCCGGTCGGCCGGGCGGACCCGTTCGAGACCACCTCGCTCCTGGTCTCCGCGGGGCATCTCCGGCCCGCCGAGGCCCTCGCCGCCGTCACGACCACGACCCGCACCGTGCTCGGGCTCCTGGCCGCCGGCACCGGGCCCGGCGCCCGGGCCGACTTCATGCTCGTCCCCGACGTGCCCGTCGACGAGGTCGTCGCCGGCACACAGGCCGCCCGCATCGTCGTCCACGGCGGTCGGGTGGTCGCCGACACCCGCGTCAGCACCGTCCTCGATCTCGATCCCATGCCGAGGTGA
- a CDS encoding helix-turn-helix transcriptional regulator, translating to MTSLDLRRELGDFLRSRRERRRPEDVGLRVSGRRRTPGLRREEVATLSAVSVTWYTWLEQGRQDVRASRQVLSSIAEVLGLDELETQHLFRLSGELPPRGAERSDAGHYQRLLDHLDPNPAFVVDRHFFIVAWNRGAELLFPGLDQLDEVERNVIWLTFTSPQVRAMSEDWETEAAEAVAFFRSQTAVDMADPEVAKLVADLEAVSEEFRTLWGRRDLAAIGSHTRVVHHPSLGRVELELTKMRTVDDELTMVAYLAAPGSDVLGAFADAVRATS from the coding sequence GTGACCAGCCTCGACCTGCGCCGCGAGCTCGGCGACTTCCTCCGCAGCCGCCGCGAGCGCCGGCGCCCCGAGGACGTGGGCCTGCGGGTGAGTGGGCGCAGACGTACGCCGGGCCTGCGCCGCGAGGAGGTGGCGACGCTCTCCGCCGTCAGCGTCACCTGGTACACCTGGCTGGAGCAGGGGCGACAGGACGTACGGGCGTCTCGGCAGGTGCTCTCCAGCATCGCCGAGGTGCTCGGCCTCGACGAGCTCGAGACCCAGCACCTCTTCCGGCTGTCCGGCGAGCTGCCGCCCCGAGGCGCGGAGCGCTCCGATGCCGGTCACTACCAGCGGCTGCTCGACCACCTCGACCCGAACCCGGCGTTCGTGGTCGACCGCCACTTCTTCATCGTCGCCTGGAACCGGGGAGCGGAGCTGCTCTTCCCGGGCCTCGACCAGCTCGACGAGGTCGAGCGCAACGTCATCTGGCTGACCTTCACCTCGCCGCAGGTGCGGGCGATGTCGGAGGACTGGGAGACCGAGGCGGCCGAGGCGGTCGCCTTCTTCCGCTCGCAGACGGCCGTCGACATGGCCGACCCGGAGGTCGCGAAGCTGGTCGCCGACCTGGAGGCGGTCAGCGAGGAGTTCCGTACGCTGTGGGGCCGCCGTGACCTGGCCGCGATCGGCTCCCACACCCGTGTCGTCCACCATCCGAGCCTCGGGCGGGTCGAGCTGGAGCTCACCAAGATGCGCACGGTCGACGACGAGCTGACCATGGTCGCCTACCTGGCGGCCCCGGGATCCGACGTGCTCGGCGCGTTCGCCGACGCCGTGCGCGCGACGTCCTAG
- a CDS encoding amidohydrolase family protein, whose amino-acid sequence MTLRITGAAAGDLSVEGPDDDLDASGCLVTPGLVNAHHHLLQTAFRTLPGTRGVPMATWLPTMAAAYDRVGVDAELTYAAARAGLAESLLCGVTTVADHHLTWPAALTPEETVPLAQGTARAAAELGARLVFVRGAARDDPETAARSADLIAEALVGDAPGGVSADGMLQVAVGPAGVHSDPEPTFRLMGEVAARRGLRRRTQANEQVDVAVAAERYGRRPIDLLEEWGWLAPDVTLAHLCDVTPDEIRRLAAAGVSATHAPGCDLPMGWGIAPVAALREAGVEVGLGTSGGGSNDAGHLLADARLAMQVAPLVGPPLAAADVLEMATTGSASGLGRPGLGSGTDLCVWDVSGVADAGVHDPAAGLLWASPGRRPRHVVVAGRVVVRDGVLVTADEREIVAELARFSARAAP is encoded by the coding sequence ATGACGCTGCGGATCACAGGCGCGGCCGCGGGGGATCTCTCGGTCGAGGGGCCTGACGACGACCTGGACGCGTCGGGATGCCTGGTCACGCCGGGCCTGGTCAACGCCCACCACCATCTGCTGCAGACCGCGTTCCGCACCCTCCCCGGCACCCGCGGTGTCCCGATGGCGACCTGGCTGCCCACGATGGCCGCGGCCTACGACCGGGTCGGGGTCGACGCCGAGCTGACGTACGCCGCGGCGCGGGCCGGTCTCGCCGAGTCGCTGCTCTGCGGGGTCACCACGGTCGCCGACCACCACCTGACCTGGCCGGCTGCCCTGACTCCCGAGGAGACGGTGCCACTGGCGCAGGGGACCGCGAGGGCGGCAGCGGAGCTCGGCGCCCGATTGGTGTTCGTCCGTGGTGCCGCCCGGGACGACCCCGAGACCGCGGCGCGCAGCGCCGACCTGATCGCCGAGGCGCTGGTGGGTGATGCGCCCGGCGGGGTGAGCGCCGACGGGATGCTGCAGGTCGCCGTCGGCCCGGCCGGGGTGCACTCGGACCCGGAGCCGACCTTCCGCCTGATGGGGGAGGTGGCGGCCCGGCGCGGGCTGCGGCGGCGTACGCAGGCCAACGAGCAGGTCGACGTCGCGGTCGCGGCCGAGCGCTACGGCCGGCGCCCGATCGACCTGCTGGAGGAGTGGGGCTGGCTCGCGCCCGACGTGACCCTGGCACACCTGTGCGACGTGACGCCGGACGAGATCCGGCGGCTCGCCGCCGCCGGGGTGAGCGCCACGCACGCACCCGGCTGCGACCTGCCGATGGGGTGGGGAATCGCGCCGGTCGCGGCGCTCCGCGAGGCCGGGGTCGAGGTCGGCCTGGGCACCAGCGGCGGCGGCAGCAACGACGCCGGCCACCTGCTCGCCGACGCCCGCTTGGCCATGCAGGTCGCGCCGCTGGTCGGTCCGCCGCTGGCCGCCGCCGACGTGCTCGAGATGGCGACCACCGGCTCAGCGTCCGGCCTCGGTCGGCCGGGGCTGGGTTCGGGGACGGACCTGTGTGTCTGGGACGTCTCCGGCGTCGCCGACGCCGGGGTCCACGACCCGGCGGCCGGGCTGCTCTGGGCCTCGCCCGGGCGGCGCCCGCGGCACGTGGTCGTGGCCGGCCGGGTCGTCGTACGCGACGGTGTGCTCGTCACCGCCGACGAGCGGGAGATCGTGGCGGAGCTGGCGCGGTTCAGCGCCCGCGCTGCTCCTTGA
- a CDS encoding creatininase family protein: MPHRVPRFADLTAPEIAELPPDTVAVLGLGAIEQHGPHLPVSTDYVIAAEAASAAVAAVAEAGSASVVLLEPLAYTKSDEHSWSPGTIWLSWDTLMRVLVDIGRSLSTSGITRLLFVNGHGGNSALGQVASRELRKQFGLATFFAHLSVPPDQGGTSSRADELGLGIHGGHGETSMMLHLRPELVHQERGERKVPEQLAGYRHIGFGKPVSFGWLSDDFGTDGYLGDPTTATAEDGKVRFEAGVATLAEVIVEASRFTPSA; this comes from the coding sequence ATGCCCCACCGCGTGCCTCGTTTCGCCGACCTCACCGCCCCCGAGATCGCCGAGCTGCCGCCGGACACGGTGGCGGTCCTCGGTCTCGGCGCGATCGAGCAGCACGGCCCCCATCTACCGGTCTCGACCGACTACGTGATCGCCGCCGAGGCGGCCTCGGCGGCGGTGGCTGCCGTGGCCGAGGCGGGCAGTGCTTCCGTGGTGCTGCTGGAGCCGCTGGCCTACACGAAGTCCGACGAGCACTCCTGGTCGCCCGGGACGATCTGGCTCTCCTGGGACACCCTGATGCGGGTGCTCGTCGACATCGGCCGCTCGCTGAGCACGTCGGGGATCACCCGGCTGCTCTTCGTCAACGGTCACGGCGGCAACTCCGCGCTCGGACAGGTCGCCAGCCGCGAGCTGCGCAAGCAGTTCGGTCTCGCGACCTTCTTCGCGCACCTGTCCGTGCCGCCCGACCAGGGCGGCACCTCCTCGCGGGCGGACGAGCTCGGCCTCGGCATCCACGGCGGCCACGGCGAGACCTCGATGATGCTCCATCTGAGGCCCGAGCTGGTGCACCAGGAGCGCGGGGAGCGGAAGGTGCCCGAGCAGCTGGCCGGCTACCGGCACATCGGCTTCGGCAAGCCGGTCTCCTTCGGCTGGCTCTCGGACGACTTCGGCACCGACGGCTACCTCGGAGACCCGACCACCGCCACCGCCGAGGACGGCAAGGTCCGCTTCGAGGCCGGGGTCGCGACGCTGGCCGAGGTCATCGTGGAGGCCTCTCGCTTCACGCCGTCGGCATGA
- a CDS encoding FAD-binding oxidoreductase: MTTSQRTSLVTALVADRLGADRVETDPAALVKLSSDWSRMSPILQEKVPSGRYVADAIVRPRTEQEVADILALAFEHDVPVVPRGAGTGNYGQATPFTGGIILDLRGLDAIEVLPDGDVRAGAGARMTRIDKVAREAGRDLWIFPSTKGSTIGGFIGGGSAGTGTIEHGTTSDGFVTELTVAPMDGSGRLLTMRGEETLPYIHAYGVTGVVTSVVVRTDPARDWVAVYAAFDSWEAMVSVHRRLLDLPVLPRLASGDEPALVPTLTTNVSLDPAQHSLRVIAEASTVAEIESLVVAAGGSVRACLEDYAATDLLSGMSYNHPVYFLQRAHRDRTWFHMETGGELYWTDADRVREVYDGPVWLHLELMGRGPLAMVVAEYVSEEQVLAGIPRFDEIGVGVHSPHQWYVDRNVELVTAVARERDPKGLLNQGKLTDHTLVDTRVNIGVR; this comes from the coding sequence ATGACGACTTCGCAGCGTACGTCCCTGGTGACCGCCCTGGTCGCCGACCGCCTCGGCGCGGACCGGGTCGAGACCGACCCGGCCGCGCTGGTCAAGCTCTCCTCCGACTGGTCGCGGATGTCCCCGATCCTCCAGGAGAAGGTGCCGAGCGGCCGGTACGTCGCCGATGCCATCGTCCGGCCGCGGACCGAGCAGGAGGTCGCCGACATCCTGGCCCTGGCCTTCGAGCACGACGTGCCGGTCGTCCCGCGCGGCGCCGGGACGGGCAACTACGGCCAGGCGACCCCGTTCACCGGTGGGATCATCCTCGACCTCCGCGGCCTGGACGCGATCGAGGTGCTGCCCGACGGCGACGTACGCGCCGGGGCCGGGGCCCGGATGACCCGGATCGACAAGGTGGCCCGCGAGGCCGGACGCGACCTGTGGATCTTCCCCTCCACCAAGGGCTCCACGATCGGCGGCTTCATCGGTGGCGGCAGCGCCGGCACCGGGACGATCGAGCACGGCACCACCTCCGACGGCTTCGTCACCGAGCTGACCGTGGCCCCGATGGACGGGAGCGGCCGCCTGCTCACGATGCGGGGCGAGGAGACGCTGCCCTACATCCACGCCTACGGCGTGACCGGCGTCGTGACCTCGGTGGTGGTGCGCACCGATCCCGCGCGCGACTGGGTGGCGGTCTACGCCGCCTTCGACAGCTGGGAGGCGATGGTGTCGGTGCACCGCCGGCTGCTGGACCTGCCGGTGCTGCCGCGGCTGGCCTCGGGCGACGAGCCCGCGCTGGTCCCGACCCTGACCACCAACGTCTCGCTCGACCCGGCCCAGCACAGCCTCCGGGTGATCGCCGAGGCCTCCACGGTCGCCGAGATCGAGTCGCTCGTCGTGGCGGCCGGGGGCAGCGTACGGGCGTGTCTGGAGGACTACGCCGCGACCGATCTGCTCTCCGGGATGTCCTACAACCACCCGGTCTACTTCCTGCAGCGCGCGCACCGTGACCGGACCTGGTTCCACATGGAGACCGGGGGCGAGCTCTACTGGACCGATGCCGACCGGGTGCGCGAGGTCTACGACGGGCCGGTCTGGCTGCATCTGGAGCTGATGGGGCGAGGCCCGCTGGCGATGGTGGTGGCCGAGTACGTCTCCGAGGAGCAGGTCCTCGCCGGCATCCCGCGCTTCGACGAGATCGGCGTGGGCGTGCACTCGCCCCACCAGTGGTACGTCGACCGCAACGTCGAGCTCGTCACCGCCGTCGCCCGCGAGCGCGACCCCAAGGGGCTGCTCAACCAGGGCAAGCTCACCGACCACACGCTGGTCGACACCCGCGTCAACATCGGAGTCCGCTGA